The region CAAGCCGCGGGGGCCGTCGGCGTTCCTCTGCGAGCTCAAAGAGGTCATCGACGCGGCCGATGCGGCGGGCACCCCCTGCGGCGTCGTCGACATCTGGGCCGACGCACCCCCCGACGGCGAGCCGAACCCGCTGCGCGACCGCGTCGTGTCGGCGGTGTGGCCGGTCGATCCGGTGGCGGGCCGTCGCGAGAACACCGACCGCGGAGCCGAACTGGTGACGGGGGCGATGTCGGCCGATCCCGCCGACAGACCCGCGCCCGACGTGCACGGCTGGGCAACCGACGTCGACGCGCTGCTCGCCGAGCGTGACGCTGTCGTGTCACGGCCCACCCCGCCGCTGCCGGCGCAGCTGTCGGTCAGCGCGATGGTCGAACTCGACCGTGATCCGGCCGCGGTCGCCCGGCGTCTCCAGCGCCGGCTCCCGCGACGGCCCGACGCACACGCGTTGCTGGGCAGCGCATTTCACGAGTGGGTACAGCGGTATTTCTCGGCCGAGAAGTTGTTCGACCTCGATGATCTGCCGGGCGCGGTGGATGCCGATCGCCAGGACAGGGGAGAGCTCGAAGAACTGCAGACGGCCTTCGCTGTGTCGCCGTGGGCGGCGCGCACCCCCCTCGACGTGGAGGTGCCGTTCGACATGGTGATCGGCGGACGCGTGGTACGCGGACGCATCGATGCGATCTTCGCCGACGACGACGGCGGCGTCACCGTCGTGGACTGGAAGACCGGTGAACCGCCGTCGACCGCGGATGACTTGCGGCACAACAGCATTCAGCTAGCGGTCTACCGGATGGCGTGGGCCCGGCTGCACGGCTGCCCGCTGGAGTCGGTGCGGGCCGCGTTCCATTACGTCCGGTCGGGGCGCACGCTCGTGCCCGAAGAGCTCCCCGATGTCGCCGACCTGGCTGCACTGCTGGCCGATTCGCCCGACACCGAGGTGGCGTGAGCGCGCCCGTCGATCAGCTCTCCCGATACACCTTGAAAGCCTGGGTGATCATCGGAATCTGCAGCGGCAGCCGGGCGACGGCGATCGCCTTCATCGGCAGGGACTTGGCGGAATCCTTGAACCACAACCGGACCATGTTCACGTTGCCGGGGAACACCCCGATGAACAACGCGATCGCCGCCAGCGCGCCCAGGCGGCGCGTGCCCCGCGCCATCAGCAGCGCGCCGGTGCCGACCTCTGCGACACCCGATGCGTAGGTGTAGAACCGCTGACTTCCGGGCAGCTCGACCGGGACGATGCCGTCGAACGGCTTCGGAGCGGCGAAGTGCAGCGCTCCCATCCCGATCAGCCAGACACCCATCTTCACGCCGCGCGAGGTCTTTGCGATCTGCTGCACTGCTGCCCGGGGGGAGGTCATGATTACATTGTGCGGGTGCGGCAGCCTCCCAGCGTGACTGACCCTCGTGGCTAAGGGCAGTTTGCGCCGACGTCTTCGTCGGTTCGATCAGTCGTTGGCCGATCAGCCGGTCCACGCGATCACCGACCGCGTCCAGATCCCGACCACGCTCGTCAGCCCGGCGCGGCGCATCACCGTCCGCGTCATCTACGCGCTGGCCGCGTTGTTCGCCGCCGTCCTGATCGTCTACCTGGACCGCAACGGCTACCGCGACGTCGAGAGCGCGCCCGACCCGAACAATCCGCTGACGTTCCTCGACTGCCTGTACTACGCGACGGTGTCGCTGTCGACCACCGGCTACGGCGACATCACGCCGGTCACCGCGTCAGCGCGGCTGGTGAACGTCTTGGTCATCACCCCGCTGCGGATCGCGTTCCTCATCGTCCTGATCGGCACCACGGTCGAGACGCTGACCACGCAGTCGCGGCAGGTCTACCAAATCCAGCGCTGGAGGAGCAGAGTGCGCAACCACATCATCATCGTCGGCTACGGCACCAAGGGCCGCACCGCCGCCGCGGCGATGGTCGGTGACGAGGTCGCCCCCGCCGACATCGTGGTGGTGGACGAGGACCCGACCGCCCTCGAGCGCGCCAAGAGCGCCGGTCTGGTCACCGTCCGGGGCAGCGCCACCGACTCCGAGGTGCTCCGGCTGGCCGGCGCCCAGCACGCCAAATCGATCATCGTCGCCACCAACCGGGACGACACCGCCGTGCTCGTCACCCTCACCGCGCGTGAACTGGCGCCCAACGCGAAGATCATCGCCGCCGTCCGCGAGGCGGAGAACCAGCATCTGCTCGAGCAGTCCGGCGCCGATTCCACCGTCGTGACGTCGGAGACCGCCGGGCGCCTGCTCGGTATCGCGGTGCAGACTCCGAGCGTGGTCGAGATCATGGAGGACCTGCTCACCCCGGATCGGGGTTTCGCGATCTCCGAGCGGGAGGTCACTCCCAAGGAGGCGGGTGGTTCCCCTCGGCACCAGACCGACATCGTGCTGGGCGTGGTCCGCGACAACAAGCTGATCCGTGTCGACGAGCCGGAAGTCGACGCGCTCGAGCTGGGGGACCGGTTGCTCTACATCCGATCCGCGGACGAGGAGCGATGAGCGCCTTCACGCTGCGCAACATCCCGCTGCTGTCGCGGGTCGGCGCGGACCGGGCCGACACGCTGCGCACCGACGTCGACGCCGCCGTCGCCGGATGGCCCGAGGCGCTGCTGCTGCGGGTGGACCGCCGCAACCAGGTGCTGATCTCCGAGGGCCGCGCCGTGCTCCACCCGGCCACCAATGCCGGCGACGCCCCGCCCGAGCACGCCGTGTTCCTCGGCCGGCTCGACGACGGCCGCCACGTCTGGGCGCTCCGCTCCGAACTCGAGCCTCCCGACGATCCCGGCGCGCCCACCGAGGTGCTCGATCTGCGCCGCACCGGAGACGTCTTCGACGACGTCAGCGCTCAGCTCGTCGCGACCGCCACCGCCCTGCTCAACTGGCACGACAACGCGCGGTACTCACCTGTCGACGGTGCGCCGACCACGCCGGTCAAGTCGGGGTGGTCGCGCGTGGACCCCCGCACGGGACGCGAAGAGTTCCCGCGGATCGACCCCGCGGTGATCTGCCTGGTCCACGACGGCCACGACCGCGCCGTGCTGGCCCGCCAGACGGTGTGGCCGCAGCGGCTGTTCTCGATCCTCGCCGGGTTCGTCGAGGCGGGGGAGTCGTTCGAGGCCTGTGTCGTGCGCGAGATCGCCGAGGAGGTCGGGCTGACCGTCACCGACGTGCAGTACCTGGGATCTCAGCCGTGGCCGTTTCCCCGCTCGCTCATGGTCGGGTTCCACGCACTCGGCGATCCCGAGCAGCCGTTCGCGTTCAACGACGGCGAGATCGCCGAGGCCGCCTGGTTCACCCGAGCAGAGATCCGGGACGCGCTCGCGCACGGCGACTGGAACTCGAGCGCGAACTCGCGGTTGCTGCTGCCCGGATCGATCTCCATCGCCCGCGAGATCATCGAGTCCTGGGCCGCGCTGGATTGAGCGCCCTCAGCTCGCGAGCTTGGCTTTGACCTGCTTGCCGCTGGGGTTCGTCAGGGTGGAGCCGTCGGGGAACTTGATCGTCGGCACGACGTGATTGCCCCCGTTGACCGATCCGACGAACTCCGCGGCAGCCGGGTCTTCTTCGATGTTGACCTCGGTGAAGGCGATGCCCTCGTTCTTCAGGGCTTTCTTCAGACGGACGCAGTAGCCGCACCACGACGTGGTGTACATGGTCACCGCAGCGGATTGATCAGCACTCATAAGGCTTTCAACGTAGCTGACCCCGCCAACATGCCCCGGCCTGACCCGCGGTTGTCGGGCTGCGCTGACATGATGGTCGCCATGTCCCCCACAGCGTCGCGCGACCGGCTGCTGGGCGACCTCGACGAGGAGCAGCGCGAGGCGGTGCTCGCGCCCCGCGGTCCGGTGTGCGTGCTGGCCGGTGCGGGCACCGGAAAGACCCGCACCATCACCCGGCGCATCGCGCACCTGGTGAGCGCCGGGCACGTGGCGCCCGGTCAGGTGCTCGCGGTGACGTTCACCCAGCGCGCCGCGGGGGAGATGCGGGGCCGGCTGCGCGCCCTGGACGACGGCGCCGGGACGGGTGGCGTGCAGGCCGTGACGTTCCACGCCGCCGCGCGGCGGCAGCTGTCGTATTTCTGGCCCCGCGTGGTCGGCGCCACCGACTGGCAGCTGCTCGACACCAAGTTCGCGATCGTCGCCCAGGCCGCCAACCGCGCCGGGCTGCCCACCGGCACCGACAACGTCCGTGACCTCGCCGGTGAGATCGAGTGGGCGAAGGCCTCGTTGATCAGTCCTGAGGACTATCCGGGCGCGGTCGCCGAGCGCGGCCGCGACATCCCGTTCGACGCGGCGAAGGTCGCCGCGGTCTACATCGGCTACGAGACGCTCAAGACCCGCGGCAACGATCTCGTGCTCCTCGACTTCGACGACCTGCTGCTGCACACCGCCGCCGCGATCGAGAACGACGCCGCGGTGGCCCAGGAATTCCGGGACCGGTACCGCTGCTTCGTGGTCGACGAGTACCAGGACGTCACCCCGCTGCAGCAGCGGGTCCTCGACGCGTGGCTCGGCACCCGGGACGATCTCACCGTGGTCGGCGACGCGAACCAGACCATCTACTCGTTCACCGGCGCATCGCCGCGCTACCTGCTCGACTTCTCCCGGCGCTTCCCCGACGCGGCGGTGGTCCGGCTGGAACGCGACTACCGATCCACCCCGCAGGTGGTCTCGCTGGCCAACAGGGTCATCGCCGCGGCGCGCGGACGGATGGCGGGCAGCAAGCTGCATCTGGTCGGGCAGCGGCCGCCCGGCCCCAATCCGACGTTCCACGAGTACCCCGACGAGGTCGCCGAGGCCGCCGCGGTGGCCCGCAGCGTCAAGAAGCTGATCGAATCCGGCACCAGCGCAGCAGAAGTCGCCGTGCTCTACCGCATCAACGCGCAATCCGAGGTGTACGAGGAGGCGCTGACCGAGGTGGGCGTCCCGTTCCAGGTGCGCGGAGGCGAAGGGTTCTTCAGCAGGCAGGAGATCCGGCAGGCGCTGCTGGCGCTGCAGCGGGTGGGCGACCGGGGGCAGGACGGCACCACGGGCCCGCTGCCGGAGGTCGTGCGGGCGGTGCTCGAGCCGCTCGGGCTGACGGCCGAGCCGCCGGCGGGCACCCGGGCGCGCGACCGGTGGGAGGCGCTGGTCTCGCTGGCCGAACTCGTCGACGACGAGGTCGCGCAGCGGCCCCAGCTCGACCTGCGCGGGCTTCTGAGCGAGCTGCGACAGCGCGCCGACGCCCGTCATCCTCCGGTGGTGCAGGGAGTCACGCTGGCGTCCCTGCACGCGGCCAAGGGGCTGGAGTGGGACGCGGTGTTCCTCGTCGGGCTGGCCGACGGCACGCTGCCGATCTCCCATGCGCTCTCCCACGGTCCCGACAGCGAGCCGGTGGAGGAGGAGCGGCGTCTCTTCTACGTCGGAATCACAAGAGCACGTGTTCATTTGGCGCTCAGCTGGGCGTTGGCGCGCAACCCGGGCGGTCGCCAGGGGCGCCGGCCGTCGCGGTTCCTCAACGGCATCGCGCCGCAGTCGCAGCGTGACGACGGCCCGAACCGGCCACGCAAACCTCGCGGCCCCGCACCGCGCTGCCGGGTGTGCAACGCCGCGCTCACGTCGTCGCCGGCGATCATGCTGCGCCGCTGCGAAACGTGTCCGTCCGACATCGACGAGCAGTTGCTCGCCGATCTCAAGGACTGGCGACTGCGCATTTCCAAGGAGATGAGCGTGCCGGCCTATGTGGTGTTCACCGACAACACGCTGATCGCGATCGCCGAGACCCTGCCGACCGACGACGCCGCACTGGTCGCCATTCCCGGCATCGGTGCCCGCAAGCTCGAGCAGTTCGGCCCGGATGTCCTCGCACTGGTCAAAGGCCGCCAAAAATCGTGAAGATCGTGCCAAAAGCGCTGGTCGAAAAATCACTTGTCGGGTTTTGCTGCTAGCGATTAGCCTCGACAGTGACACGACGAGGGCTCACGTGCGAGAGGAGGGTGCCGCGATCATGGCAAGCAATCACGCGTTCTACGGCGTACGCGCAGCCGGCATGCTGTGCAGCTCGGCGACCTTCGGTGCCGCCGTCGCGGCGCATCCCGCGCGTCCCGCCATTGCCGCCGCCATTGCGGCGCCGCGTAAGCGTCGCGCCGCCGCCGGCACGGTTGCCGCGTCCGTGAGGGGTTTCATCTAGCCAGCACCCCACCCGCCACCTGAGGCCACGGACCCGCAATCACCCGGATCCGTGGCCTTTGTCTTTTCCGCAGACATCTGGTCGCCGATCCACCGAGAAGAGTTCAGACAAGTAGTTCGACGAGTTACAACGACCAGGAAGCAGAGGACCGGACATGTCTGCCCTGACATGTGAGAGATCGAAGCTGGCGGTGCCGTGTCATGTCGAGGACGCCGATCTGTGGTTCGCCGAGGACCCGCGCGATCTCGAACGCGCCAAGGCCTTGTGCTCGGAGTGCCCGATTCGGCGGGAGTGCCTCAACGCCGCGCTCGAGCGTCAGGAGCCGTGGGGCGTCTGGGGCGGTGAGATCCTCGACCGCGGCACGATCATCGCACGCAAGAGGCCGCGCGGGCGGCCGCGTAAGGACGCGAAAGACCCTGTCGCCGCCTGACTTTCAGGCTCCACGACAGGGGCTAGACCTCATCGGGGTTGGCGAAACCCGGCACGAACTCCTCGGCGATGCGCCGCGTGTCGACGTGGGCGTCGAGCTGGCAGGAGATCGCGACGATCGATGCGATCACCCGCATCGGGATCGCCAACTTCGGTGGGATGTCCATCTGGCGGGCCGCCTTGATCTGGCCGGCGGCTTTGTCGAGCTCCAGGGTCGTCATCCTCTGCAGCCACTTGCGGCTGTAGTGGAAGACGGGCACCTCCAGCGGTTCGACGTACTGCTTGAGCATGTCGTCGATCTCGCGGGTGGACACCCGCTGCCCCTTCTGGATGAAGCCGGCCTTCTCCATGGTGGGCAGCAGCTTGTCGTAGTTCTTATCGACCGCGTAGCGCAGGATCTGGCCCAGCTCGACGGGCCAGCCGCCCGGCATGGGGGCCACGGCGCCGAAATCGATCACGCCCATCCTGTCGCCGTCCATCAGCATGAAGTTGCCGGGATGGGCGTCGCCGTGCACCATCTCGAGCCGGCGCGGCGCGTCGTCGCAGAACTCGAACAGCCGGGTGGCCATCAGGTCGCGCTGCTCCTGGGTGCCTTCCCGGATGATCTGCGACAGCGGGATGCCGTCGATCCATTCCTGGATGACGACTTTCGGGGCGCTGGCCACCACCCGCGGCACGACGAAATGCGGATCGCCCTCGTAGGCCCTGGCGAAGGCGCGCTGGTTGTCGGCTTCGAGCCGGTAATCCAGTTCCATCTCGGTGCGTTCGATCAGCTCGTCGACCACTCCCTGGACGTCGGCGCCGGGGGAGAGCTGCTTGAGCACGCCGACCATGCGCTGCATCGTCTTCAGGTCGGCGCGCAGCGCCTCGTCGGCGCCGGGGTACTGGATCTTGACGGCGACCACGCGACCGTCCGACCACACGGCCTTGTGCACCTGGCCGATGCTGGCCGAGGCCACCGACTTGTCGTCGAACGACTGGAAACGCTCCCGCCACTTCGTGCCCAGCTGGGCGTCGAGCACGCGGTGCACCTTGGCCGCGGGCAGCGGCGGTGCCTCCCGCTGCAGCTTGGTCAGCGCCTCCCGGTACGGCTTGCCGTACTGCTCGGGAATGGCGGCTTCCATGACCGACAAGGCCTGGCCGACCTTCATCGCCCCGCCCTTGAGCTCCCCCAGAACCGTGAACAGCTGCTGCGCGGCCTTGTCCATCAGCTCGGCGTTGACCTCGTCCTTCGACTTGCCGGTCAGACGTTTGCCGAAGCCGAGCGCGGCACGCCCGGCCATGCCGACGGGCAGCGACGCGAGCTTTGCGTTGCGCGCGGCACGTCCCCGCTTGATGTCACTCACGAGTCCATCATCCACGACGCTGCTGAGGACGATTCAACGACTTGGCGAGGACCACCGGACGACCCCCGTCAGCACGCGCACTGCGGGTGGCGCGACCATTTGCGGGCAGCGACGGCGCCCGCGGCGACGTCGAATTCCAAGGTGGTGTCCAGCGTCGCCGGTGCCGAAGCCGCGGTGGAGCCGTCGGCGCGCAGGGCGCGGATCACCTGGTCGATCTCCTTGAGCGCCAGCCCCGCGGTGGCCAGCACGGTCGCCCGGTCCGCGGTGCCCACGGTGCGGCACAGCTGCGCGGCGACCGCGGGCCAGGCGGCATCCCGGTCGCTGCGGTGCAGATCGGCGCAGCGCAGGCAACTCGTCACGCCGGGGACCACCAGCGGGCCGACCAGACCGGTGCCGTCACGCACGCGCACCGGCAGATGCGGCACGCCGGCATCGTGCAGGTCGCGCACCACCCGCGGATCGGCGACCAGATAGTCCGTCAGCACCGCGAGGTCGGTGCCGGCGGTGCCGGCGGTGGGCCTGATGCTCCGGCTGACCCGCACGTTCGAGCAGCGCAGCGCGGTGCACAGCAGGTCCGCCAGCGGCCCGTCACCGTGAATCCGGATCGACACCGACGTGACTTCGCCGTGCGCGGCGGCGGTGACGACGCCGCGGTCGACCAGGTGCGTGACCAGGCCGGCGACCAGTTCCGCCGCCACACCGCGGCCGGCGGCGTGTGCCTGCAACTCGGCGACGGACGCGGTGACCTGCAGCGCACGCAACAGCTCAGTCAGAACGGTGGCCGGCAACCCCGGCGGCGGCTGCACCACGACGGCGCGGCGCGGGTCCCACCCCACCTGCACGGTGCCGTCGGGCCGGGACAGCACCGGCGTCGTCGTGCTGAGCGCATACCGCGTCATGGGACGACCCTGGCACGCGGCGCCGACGCCCAGACGGGTTATCCACAGGCGCCGGGCTACTCCTTGGGAGCGTCCGGCCCGTCCTCGCCCTGGTCCTTGCGCCCGCCCTCGTTCCGCGCCTGGTCCTCGGCCTGGTTGAGCGCCTGCTCGATGGCGCTGTCGATGCCGCTGGTGTCGCCGCCGATCATCCGGTCGATGAAGCCGGCGGGCTCGTCGAGGTCCTCGCTGCTGGGCAGCAGGTCGGGGTGTTGCCAGACGCCGTCGCGCGCATCCGCGCCGACGGCCTCGGTCAGCTTGTCCCACAGCGCGGCGGCCTCGCGCATCTTGCGCGGCCGCAGTTCGAGGCCGACCAGCGTCGCGAACGTCTGCTCGGCGGGCCCGCCGGTGGCGCGCCGTCTGCGCAGCATCTCGGAGAGCGCCGACGTGCCGGGGATGCGATCGCCGAGGGCTTCGGAGACGACCGTCTGCACCCAGCCCTCGATCAGCGCCAGCAGCGTCTCGAGCCGTTCCAGGGCCGCGGTCTGCTCGGGGGTGGCCTTCGGCTCGAAGATGCCCTGGTTGAGCAGCTGCTCCATCTCCGACGGATCGGTCAGCGACGCCGGGTTGAAGCCGCGGGCGAATTCCTCGATCCCGCTCATGTCGATCTTCGTGCCCTTGGCGAAGGCCTCGACCGCGTTGAGCAGCTGGGTCGACAGCCACGGCACATGGCTGAACAGGCGATGGTGCGCCGCCTCGCGGGCGGCCAGGAACGTGACGATCTCACTGCGCGGCTGCTCGAGACCCTCGGCGAGGGACTCGATCGCCTCGGGCATCAGCGCCGCAACGCCCTTGGGCCCCAGCGGAAGGCCGATGTCGGTGGAGGTCAGCACTTCTCGCGACAGCTTGCCCAGCGCCTGGCCCAGCTGAGAGCCGAACGCCATGCCGCCCATCTGCGACATCATCGCCAGCAGCGGCCCGGCCATCGCCTTGGCCTCTTCCGGCAGCGCCGAGGCCCACACCGTGGAGATCTGTTCGGCGACCGGATCACACAGCCGCTTCCAGGTGTCGAGGGTGTTGTCGATCCACTCGGTCGGGGTCCACGCCGCGGTCCTGGTGGTGCCCGCCGGCAGCGGGGTCACCCCGTCGAGCCACGTCTCGGCCAGCCGCACCGCATCGGCGATGGCGGCGGCGGTCTGCTCGGGGACCGGAGCGACGAAACCGATGGAGCTCGACGCGAGCTGGCGGGCGAGGTCGTAGTTGACCGGCCCCGCGCTCGTGCCGCCGGCCATGCCGGCGCCTGCACCGCTGAACATCTCGCCGAGCTTGGAAAAGATCTGGCCGAGCTGCGACATGTCGAACTCACCGCCTCCGAAGCCCGCGCCGAACGGGTCACCGCCCGACCCGGAATCGGGGTCCTTCTTGCGTTTGTCGCGCTCGGGGTCGTCCCCGGCGGAGAAGCCGAAAGGCAGGTCAGCCATGCCTCAACGGTACTCACGGTGTGGGCGTCGCGCGCCGCCGCGGGTCACGCTGTCAGTGAACCGGGCCGCACGCAGGCGCGTCGTCGGGTTCGCCGCGGCCGATCCCCGGCGACGAACCTTTACTGTGGGCGGCGTGAACAGGCGGATTTGGACGCTGATCGTCGCGCTGGTGCCGATCCTGATCTTCGGCGTGCTGGCGACCACGGTGACGGTGCCCTACGTCGCGCTGGGGCCCGGCCCGACGTTCAACACCCTCGGCGAGGTGGACGGCAAACAGGTCGTCGACATCAAGGGCACAGAGCTGCATCCGGTGACCGGACACCTGAACATGACGACGGTGTCGCAGATGGACGGTATGACGCTGGGCCAGGCGCTGATCTTCTGGGCGTCCGGGCAGGACCAGCTGATCCCGCGCGATCTGGTGTATCCGCCGGACAAGAGCAAGCAAGAGGTCGACGACGCCAACACCAAGGACTTCCGCCAGTCCGAGGACAGCGCCGAGTACGCCGCGCTCGACTACCTGAAGTACCCGATGGCGGTCACCGTCCAGCAGGTCGACGACAAGGGGCCGTCGAAAGGAAAGCTGCAGGCAGGCGACGCGATCGACGGGGTGAACAACAAGCCGATCGCCAACCTCGACCAGTTCCAGGACGCGCTGAAGAACACCAAGCCCGGCGACGCCATCGTCATCGACTACCGCCGCAAGAACGCCCCGGCCGGCACGGTCGACATCACCTTGGGCTCGCATCCCGGGCGGACCCAGGGATTCCTGGGCGTCAGCGTCCTCGACGCGCCGTGGGCGCCGTTCACGGTGGACTTCAACCTCGCCAACGTGGGCGGACCGTCGGCCGGGCTGATGTTCAGCCTGGCCGTGGTCGACAAGTTGACCACCGGCGACCTCAACGGGTCGAAGTTCGTGGCCGGCACCGGCACCATCCGCGGTGACGGCAAGGTCGGCTCCATCGGGGGCATCACCCACAAGATCGTCGCCGCCAAGGACGCCGGGGCGACCGTCTTCCTGGTGCCGACCGACAACTGCGATGAGGCCAAGACCGCCGACGAGAAGGGCATCGAGCTGCTCAAGGTGGACACCCTGTCGCAGGCGATCGACTCGTTGCGGACGCTTTCCGCTGGTGGCGAACCTCCTCGCTGCTGAGACGCGGATTCAACGCCGATGCGTAGAGTTACGGGCGTCACCCTGAAAACCTGCTGGGAACCTTGGAGACTGGAGTACATCGAGTGGGTATGCGGCCCGCGGCGAGAATGCCGAAGCTGACGCGACGAAGCCGGATCCTGATCGCCATCGCGCTGGCTGTGGTGCTGCTGTTGCTGATCGGTCCCCGCCTCGTCGACACCTATGTGGACTGGCTGTGGTTCGGCGAACTCGGCTACCGGTCGGTGTTCACCACACAGGTGGTGACGCGCCTCGTCGTCTTCCTCGTCGTCGCACTCGTCATGGGTGGCATCGTGTTCGCCGCGCTGGCACTGGCCTACCGCACCCGGCCGGTCTTCGTGCCGACCGCGGGCCCCAACGATCCGATCGCGCGGTACCGCACCGCGGTGATGACCCGGCTGCGCCTGATCGGCATCGGGGTGCCGGCGTTCATCGGCGTGCTGGCCGGCTTCGTGGCGCAGAGCTACTGGGAGCGTGTGCAGCTGTTCCTGCACGGCGGCAGCTTCGGCGTCAGCGATCCGCAGTTCGGTATCGACCTGGGTTTCTACGCCTTCGACCTGCCGTTCTACCGGCTGGTGCTGTCCTATCTGTTCGTCGCGACCTTCCTGGCGTTCATCGCAAACCTGGTGAGCCACTACCTGTTCGGTGGGATCCGGTTGTCCGGGCGCACCGGTGCGCTGAGCCGGTCGGCCCGCATCCAGCTGATCTCGCTGGTCGGGATCCTGATGCTGCTCAAGGCGGTGGCCTACTGGCTGGACCGCTACGAACTGCTCAGCCACACCCGCGGGGGCAAGCCGTTCACCGGTGCCGGCTACACCGACATCAACGCCGTACTGCCGGCCAAGCTGATCATGCTGGCGATCGCGGTCATCTGCGCGGCGGCGGTGTTCTCGGCGATCTTCCTGCGCGACTTGAGGATTCCGGCGATCGGCGTGGTGCTGCTGCTGCTGTCCTCGCTCGTGGTCGGCGCCGGCTGGCCGCTGGTGGTCGAGCAGATCAGCGTGCGGCCCAACGCCGCGCAGAAGGAAAGCGAGTACATCAGCCGCAGTATCGCCGCAACCCGGCAGGCCTACGGGCTGACCGAGAAAGAGGTCAGCTACCGCGACTACGCCGGCAATGCTCCCGCCTCCGCGCAGCAGGTGGCCGCCGACCGCGCGACGACGTCGAACATCCGGGTGCTCGACCCCAACATCGTGAGCCCCGCGTTCACCCAGTTCCAGCAGGGCAAGAACTTCTACTACTTCTCCGACCAGCTCAACATGGATCGCTACCCCGACGCCGACGGCAGTCTGCGTGACTATGTGGTGGCCGCCCGTGAGCTCAACCCGGACCGCTTGATCGACAACCAGCGGGACTGGATCAACCGCCACACCGTCTACACCCACGGCAACGGCTTCATCGCCTCGCCGGCCAACACGGTGCGCGGTGTCGCCAACGACCCGAATCAGAACGGCGGCTACCCGGAGTTCCTCGCCAGCGTGGTGGGCGCCAACGGCAGCGTCATCTCGCCCGGCCCGGCGCCGCTGGATCAGCCCCGCATCTACTTCGGGCCGGTCATCGCCAGCGCCGCGGCCGACTACGCGATCGTCGGCAAGAACGGCCCCGACCGCGAATACGACTACGAGAACAACGTCGAGACCAAGAACTACACTTACACCGGCGCGGGCGGCGTGCCCATCGGCAACTGGTTCACCCGCAGCGTGTTCGCCGCGAAGTTCGCCGAGCGGAACTTCCTGTTCTCCAGCGTGATCGGCAACAACAGCAAGATCCTGTTCAAGCGCGATCCGGCCGAACGGGTCAAGGCCGTGGCGCCGTGGCTGACCACCGACACCGGCGTGTACCCGGCGATCGTGAACAAGCGCATGGTGTGGATCGTCGACGGCTACACCACGCTGGACAACTACCCGTATTCGCAATCGATGTCGCTGTCGTCGGCCACCACCGACTCCAACGAGGTGGCGATGAACCGGCTGCTGCCCGACAAGCAGGTCTCCTACATCCGC is a window of Mycolicibacterium chubuense NBB4 DNA encoding:
- a CDS encoding ATP-dependent DNA helicase UvrD2, whose product is MMVAMSPTASRDRLLGDLDEEQREAVLAPRGPVCVLAGAGTGKTRTITRRIAHLVSAGHVAPGQVLAVTFTQRAAGEMRGRLRALDDGAGTGGVQAVTFHAAARRQLSYFWPRVVGATDWQLLDTKFAIVAQAANRAGLPTGTDNVRDLAGEIEWAKASLISPEDYPGAVAERGRDIPFDAAKVAAVYIGYETLKTRGNDLVLLDFDDLLLHTAAAIENDAAVAQEFRDRYRCFVVDEYQDVTPLQQRVLDAWLGTRDDLTVVGDANQTIYSFTGASPRYLLDFSRRFPDAAVVRLERDYRSTPQVVSLANRVIAAARGRMAGSKLHLVGQRPPGPNPTFHEYPDEVAEAAAVARSVKKLIESGTSAAEVAVLYRINAQSEVYEEALTEVGVPFQVRGGEGFFSRQEIRQALLALQRVGDRGQDGTTGPLPEVVRAVLEPLGLTAEPPAGTRARDRWEALVSLAELVDDEVAQRPQLDLRGLLSELRQRADARHPPVVQGVTLASLHAAKGLEWDAVFLVGLADGTLPISHALSHGPDSEPVEEERRLFYVGITRARVHLALSWALARNPGGRQGRRPSRFLNGIAPQSQRDDGPNRPRKPRGPAPRCRVCNAALTSSPAIMLRRCETCPSDIDEQLLADLKDWRLRISKEMSVPAYVVFTDNTLIAIAETLPTDDAALVAIPGIGARKLEQFGPDVLALVKGRQKS
- a CDS encoding macrolide-binding ATPase MABP-1, which encodes MDDGLVSDIKRGRAARNAKLASLPVGMAGRAALGFGKRLTGKSKDEVNAELMDKAAQQLFTVLGELKGGAMKVGQALSVMEAAIPEQYGKPYREALTKLQREAPPLPAAKVHRVLDAQLGTKWRERFQSFDDKSVASASIGQVHKAVWSDGRVVAVKIQYPGADEALRADLKTMQRMVGVLKQLSPGADVQGVVDELIERTEMELDYRLEADNQRAFARAYEGDPHFVVPRVVASAPKVVIQEWIDGIPLSQIIREGTQEQRDLMATRLFEFCDDAPRRLEMVHGDAHPGNFMLMDGDRMGVIDFGAVAPMPGGWPVELGQILRYAVDKNYDKLLPTMEKAGFIQKGQRVSTREIDDMLKQYVEPLEVPVFHYSRKWLQRMTTLELDKAAGQIKAARQMDIPPKLAIPMRVIASIVAISCQLDAHVDTRRIAEEFVPGFANPDEV
- a CDS encoding WhiB family transcriptional regulator — encoded protein: MSALTCERSKLAVPCHVEDADLWFAEDPRDLERAKALCSECPIRRECLNAALERQEPWGVWGGEILDRGTIIARKRPRGRPRKDAKDPVAA
- a CDS encoding DoxX family protein, translating into MTSPRAAVQQIAKTSRGVKMGVWLIGMGALHFAAPKPFDGIVPVELPGSQRFYTYASGVAEVGTGALLMARGTRRLGALAAIALFIGVFPGNVNMVRLWFKDSAKSLPMKAIAVARLPLQIPMITQAFKVYRES
- the nudC gene encoding NAD(+) diphosphatase, which gives rise to MSAFTLRNIPLLSRVGADRADTLRTDVDAAVAGWPEALLLRVDRRNQVLISEGRAVLHPATNAGDAPPEHAVFLGRLDDGRHVWALRSELEPPDDPGAPTEVLDLRRTGDVFDDVSAQLVATATALLNWHDNARYSPVDGAPTTPVKSGWSRVDPRTGREEFPRIDPAVICLVHDGHDRAVLARQTVWPQRLFSILAGFVEAGESFEACVVREIAEEVGLTVTDVQYLGSQPWPFPRSLMVGFHALGDPEQPFAFNDGEIAEAAWFTRAEIRDALAHGDWNSSANSRLLLPGSISIAREIIESWAALD
- the mrx1 gene encoding mycoredoxin Mrx1; the protein is MSADQSAAVTMYTTSWCGYCVRLKKALKNEGIAFTEVNIEEDPAAAEFVGSVNGGNHVVPTIKFPDGSTLTNPSGKQVKAKLAS
- a CDS encoding potassium channel family protein, with protein sequence MAKGSLRRRLRRFDQSLADQPVHAITDRVQIPTTLVSPARRITVRVIYALAALFAAVLIVYLDRNGYRDVESAPDPNNPLTFLDCLYYATVSLSTTGYGDITPVTASARLVNVLVITPLRIAFLIVLIGTTVETLTTQSRQVYQIQRWRSRVRNHIIIVGYGTKGRTAAAAMVGDEVAPADIVVVDEDPTALERAKSAGLVTVRGSATDSEVLRLAGAQHAKSIIVATNRDDTAVLVTLTARELAPNAKIIAAVREAENQHLLEQSGADSTVVTSETAGRLLGIAVQTPSVVEIMEDLLTPDRGFAISEREVTPKEAGGSPRHQTDIVLGVVRDNKLIRVDEPEVDALELGDRLLYIRSADEER